A genomic region of Desulfobacterales bacterium contains the following coding sequences:
- a CDS encoding DUF2281 domain-containing protein: protein NIMPLEKIYVKPNVKVIITFLEEDTETIKREKDKPERKSGTLKGKIHIQDDFDEPIDDFKEYME, encoded by the coding sequence AATATCATGCCATTAGAAAAAATATATGTAAAACCAAATGTTAAAGTAATTATTACATTTTTAGAAGAAGATACTGAAACTATAAAAAGAGAAAAAGATAAGCCCGAAAGAAAATCCGGAACATTAAAAGGAAAGATACATATTCAAGATGATTTTGATGAGCCTATCGATGATTTTAAGGAATATATGGAATGA